One window from the genome of Magnolia sinica isolate HGM2019 chromosome 4, MsV1, whole genome shotgun sequence encodes:
- the LOC131243708 gene encoding ENTH domain-containing protein C794.11c-like isoform X4: MGLISRAAFEIDDYWRIVEILHKRLSRFDRKNWRESYKAVILLEHLLTHGPESTATEFQSDRDVIRELGNFQYIDERGADCLYLRLCRFNWGLTVKKKSEWVLQLLEKRQLLKEERDRARKLARGIEGFGSFCQRSTPSVRESCFERCNSHYDDYGRAEGLFSSIDITTKDDKFQQKCKLSSSDTDGQTEDLGTWGSTSTVHIDKNTETIQPPLKENENEQDSTLKSEPHIGSKEDKPRIKFPTEENEIEKDSAEESELLLGFEEDKPRIKFPTEDDHPFSNFEHQTTASLLLMG, encoded by the exons ATGGGTTTGATATCGCGGGCCGCTTTTGAAATTGATGATTATTGGAGAATTGTGGAGATTCTGCACAAGAG GTTGTCAAGATTTGATAGAAAGAATTGGAGGGAGTCTTACAAGGCTGTGATATTGCTTGAACACCTTCTAACACATGGACCGGAAAGCACAGCGACGGAGTTTCAGTCCGACAGAGACGTTATCAGGGAGCTCGGAAACTTTCAGTACATCGATGAAAGGGG TGCTGATTGTCTGTATCTGAGGCTATGCAGATTCAACTGGGGTCTGACTGTAAAAAAGAAATCCGAGTGGGTATTGCAGCTACTTGAAAAACGACAGCTCCTAAAAGAAGAAAGGGACCGAGCTCGTAAGCTCGCTCGTGGGATTGAAGGATTTGGGAGTTTCTGCCAGCGTTCAACGCCGTCAGTCAGGGAATCATGTTTCGAGAGGTGTAATTCTCATTACGATGATTATGGAAGGGCGGAAGGCTTGTTTTCATCCATTGACATAACTACCAAGGACGATAAATTCCAACAGAAATGTAAGCTCAGCAGTTCAGATACGGATGGCCAAACAGAAGATTTGGGCACTTGGGGCAGTACCAGCACAGTTCATATTGACAAAAACACTGAAACGATACAGCCACCTCTCAAAGAGAATGAGAACGAACAGGATAGCACGCTGAAATCAGAACCACATATAGGTTCTAAGGAAGACAAGCCAAGGATCAAATTTCCAACAGAAGAGAATGAGATTGAAAAGGACAGTGCGGAAGAATCAGAACTGCTTCTGGGTTTTGAGGAAGACAAGCCAAGGATCAAATTTCCAACAGAAGACGATCACCCATTTAGCAATTTCGAACATCAGACTACCGCATCTCTGCTATTGATGGGTTAG
- the LOC131243708 gene encoding ENTH domain-containing protein C794.11c-like isoform X3 translates to MGSPFFHEFKKQASFFLKEKIRTARLALTDVTPIELLSRFDRKNWRESYKAVILLEHLLTHGPESTATEFQSDRDVIRELGNFQYIDERGADCLYLRLCRFNWGLTVKKKSEWVLQLLEKRQLLKEERDRARKLARGIEGFGSFCQRSTPSVRESCFERCNSHYDDYGRAEGLFSSIDITTKDDKFQQKCKLSSSDTDGQTEDLGTWGSTSTVHIDKNTETIQPPLKENENEQDSTLKSEPHIGSKEDKPRIKFPTEENEIEKDSAEESELLLGFEEDKPRIKFPTEDDHPFSNFEHQTTASLLLMG, encoded by the exons ATGGGCAGCCCTTTCTTCCATGAATTCAAGAAGCAGGCGTCGTTCTTTCTCAAGGAGAAGATCAGGACCGCACGATTGGCTCTGACTGATGTAACGCCGATCGAATT GTTGTCAAGATTTGATAGAAAGAATTGGAGGGAGTCTTACAAGGCTGTGATATTGCTTGAACACCTTCTAACACATGGACCGGAAAGCACAGCGACGGAGTTTCAGTCCGACAGAGACGTTATCAGGGAGCTCGGAAACTTTCAGTACATCGATGAAAGGGG TGCTGATTGTCTGTATCTGAGGCTATGCAGATTCAACTGGGGTCTGACTGTAAAAAAGAAATCCGAGTGGGTATTGCAGCTACTTGAAAAACGACAGCTCCTAAAAGAAGAAAGGGACCGAGCTCGTAAGCTCGCTCGTGGGATTGAAGGATTTGGGAGTTTCTGCCAGCGTTCAACGCCGTCAGTCAGGGAATCATGTTTCGAGAGGTGTAATTCTCATTACGATGATTATGGAAGGGCGGAAGGCTTGTTTTCATCCATTGACATAACTACCAAGGACGATAAATTCCAACAGAAATGTAAGCTCAGCAGTTCAGATACGGATGGCCAAACAGAAGATTTGGGCACTTGGGGCAGTACCAGCACAGTTCATATTGACAAAAACACTGAAACGATACAGCCACCTCTCAAAGAGAATGAGAACGAACAGGATAGCACGCTGAAATCAGAACCACATATAGGTTCTAAGGAAGACAAGCCAAGGATCAAATTTCCAACAGAAGAGAATGAGATTGAAAAGGACAGTGCGGAAGAATCAGAACTGCTTCTGGGTTTTGAGGAAGACAAGCCAAGGATCAAATTTCCAACAGAAGACGATCACCCATTTAGCAATTTCGAACATCAGACTACCGCATCTCTGCTATTGATGGGTTAG
- the LOC131243708 gene encoding ENTH domain-containing protein C794.11c-like isoform X1 — protein sequence MGSPFFHEFKKQASFFLKEKIRTARLALTDVTPIELLTEEATDGKPSGPDAQTMGLISRAAFEIDDYWRIVEILHKRLSRFDRKNWRESYKAVILLEHLLTHGPESTATEFQSDRDVIRELGNFQYIDERGADCLYLRLCRFNWGLTVKKKSEWVLQLLEKRQLLKEERDRARKLARGIEGFGSFCQRSTPSVRESCFERCNSHYDDYGRAEGLFSSIDITTKDDKFQQKCKLSSSDTDGQTEDLGTWGSTSTVHIDKNTETIQPPLKENENEQDSTLKSEPHIGSKEDKPRIKFPTEENEIEKDSAEESELLLGFEEDKPRIKFPTEDDHPFSNFEHQTTASLLLMG from the exons ATGGGCAGCCCTTTCTTCCATGAATTCAAGAAGCAGGCGTCGTTCTTTCTCAAGGAGAAGATCAGGACCGCACGATTGGCTCTGACTGATGTAACGCCGATCGAATT ATTGACGGAAGAAGCGACGGACGGGAAGCCGTCAGGACCGGATGCGCAGACCATGGGTTTGATATCGCGGGCCGCTTTTGAAATTGATGATTATTGGAGAATTGTGGAGATTCTGCACAAGAG GTTGTCAAGATTTGATAGAAAGAATTGGAGGGAGTCTTACAAGGCTGTGATATTGCTTGAACACCTTCTAACACATGGACCGGAAAGCACAGCGACGGAGTTTCAGTCCGACAGAGACGTTATCAGGGAGCTCGGAAACTTTCAGTACATCGATGAAAGGGG TGCTGATTGTCTGTATCTGAGGCTATGCAGATTCAACTGGGGTCTGACTGTAAAAAAGAAATCCGAGTGGGTATTGCAGCTACTTGAAAAACGACAGCTCCTAAAAGAAGAAAGGGACCGAGCTCGTAAGCTCGCTCGTGGGATTGAAGGATTTGGGAGTTTCTGCCAGCGTTCAACGCCGTCAGTCAGGGAATCATGTTTCGAGAGGTGTAATTCTCATTACGATGATTATGGAAGGGCGGAAGGCTTGTTTTCATCCATTGACATAACTACCAAGGACGATAAATTCCAACAGAAATGTAAGCTCAGCAGTTCAGATACGGATGGCCAAACAGAAGATTTGGGCACTTGGGGCAGTACCAGCACAGTTCATATTGACAAAAACACTGAAACGATACAGCCACCTCTCAAAGAGAATGAGAACGAACAGGATAGCACGCTGAAATCAGAACCACATATAGGTTCTAAGGAAGACAAGCCAAGGATCAAATTTCCAACAGAAGAGAATGAGATTGAAAAGGACAGTGCGGAAGAATCAGAACTGCTTCTGGGTTTTGAGGAAGACAAGCCAAGGATCAAATTTCCAACAGAAGACGATCACCCATTTAGCAATTTCGAACATCAGACTACCGCATCTCTGCTATTGATGGGTTAG
- the LOC131243707 gene encoding dol-P-Glc:Glc(2)Man(9)GlcNAc(2)-PP-Dol alpha-1,2-glucosyltransferase isoform X3: protein MVWMAFIHHVDPTSAWYYLSLAYLASLFPGIQCIKAVSSFSDLCSAAVLRSTNGVLAAICGVIIYDILMHLRPALGERRATVYTVVLTMFPLHWFFTFLYYTDVASLTAVLAMYLACLKRRYWFSALLGGLGIFIRQTNVVWMLFVACIGAINYISVLDRKDDVQSDGHVTSIGETDGLFEAKRVLVASNLRKRKMANYVNKADHSAIETVACSSTHSSAGLLDEFQDILLRSWCLKWEILVSFLPFIMVLAAFVTFVFWNGSVVLGAKEAHAVSPHFAQIMYFALVSAAAMAPAHFSLGQAAVLCRPFGKNRLLSSIQWFMALTAGLISVHFFSIAHPYLLADNRHYTFYIWRKVINAHCSVKYLLVPLYVYSWFSIFNVLGKTQKKIWVLLFSLACAAVLIPTPLVEFRYYTIPFYFMILHSRIDDYRSWFLIGTLYIAVNILTMMMFLFRPFHWSHEPGTQRFIW, encoded by the exons atggtttggatggccttcatacatcacgtggaccccacatctgcCTG GTACTATCTTTCACTCGCCTACCTTGCTTCTTTGTTTCCAGGCATCCAATGCATAAAGGCAGTGTCATCATTTTCTGACCTATGTTCTGCTGCAGTTCTCCGTTCTACAAATGGTGTTTTGGCGGCTATTTGTGGTGTTATCATTTATGATATATTAATGCACTTAAGACCTGCACTTGGTGAAAGAAGGGCAACTGTGTATACTGTAGTTTTAACTATGTTCCCTCTTCATTGGTTCTTTACCTTTCTATACTACACGGATGTAGCATCACTAACGGCAGTTCTTGCCATGTATCTGGCCTGTTTGAAGAGGCGCTATTGGTTTAGTGCACTG CTTGGGGGCTTGGGAATATTTATTCGTCAAACGAATGTTGTATGGATGTTGTTCGTTGCATGCATTGGAGCCATTAATTATATATCAGTCTTAGATAGAAAAGATGATGTGCAATCAGATGGTCATGTGACATCGATCGGGGAAACTGATGGATTATTTGAAGCAAAGAGAGTGCTGGTTGCATCAAATTTGAGAAAGAGAAAGATGGCAAACTATGTGAATAAGGCAGACCACTCTGCTATTGAAACTGTTGCATGCTCCTCGACTCATTCTTCAG CAGGTTTGCTCGATGAATTCCAGGACATTCTTCTAAGGTCGTGGTGTCTGAAGTGGGAGATTTTGGTATCCTTCCTCCCATTCATCATGGTATTGGCTGCATTTGTCACTTTCGTCTTCTGGAATGGAAGTGTAGTTCTCG GTGCGAAAGAAGCCCATGCTGTTTCTCCACATTTCGCACAGATAATGTATTTTGCTCTAGTTTCAGCTGCAGCCATGGCTCCGGCCCATTTCAGTTTAGGACAAGCTGCGGTTTTGTGCCGGCCATTCGGGAAGAACAGGCTACTTAGTTCCATTCAATGGTTTATGGCTCTTACTGCAGGATTGATCTCAGTGCATTTTTTCAG CATAGCCCATCCCTATCTTCTTGCGGACAACCGACATTATACCTTTTATATCTGGCGGAAGGTCATAAATGCTCATTGCTCAGTGAAATACCTGCTGGTCCCGCTTTACGTCTACTCGTGGTTTTCCATATTCAACGTCTTAG GTAAAACTCAGAAGAAGATCTGGGTCTTGCTATTTTCCTTGGCTTGTGCGGCAGTTCTCATTCCCACTCCGCTGGTTGAGTTCAGATATTACACTATACCGTTCTATTTCATGATTCTCCATTCTCGTATAGATGATTACAGAAGTTGGTTTCTCATAGGGACACTCTACATAGCCGTGAACATCCTCACGATGATGATGTTCTTGTTCCGGCCGTTCCATTGGAGCCATGAGCCTGGGACCCAGAGATTTATATGGTAG
- the LOC131243708 gene encoding uncharacterized protein LOC131243708 isoform X2, which yields MGSPFFHEFKKQASFFLKEKIRTARLALTDVTPIELLTEEATDGKPSGPDAQTMGLISRAAFEIDDYWRIVEILHKRLSRFDRKNWRESYKAVILLEHLLTHGPESTATEFQSDRDVIRELGNFQYIDERGFNWGLTVKKKSEWVLQLLEKRQLLKEERDRARKLARGIEGFGSFCQRSTPSVRESCFERCNSHYDDYGRAEGLFSSIDITTKDDKFQQKCKLSSSDTDGQTEDLGTWGSTSTVHIDKNTETIQPPLKENENEQDSTLKSEPHIGSKEDKPRIKFPTEENEIEKDSAEESELLLGFEEDKPRIKFPTEDDHPFSNFEHQTTASLLLMG from the exons ATGGGCAGCCCTTTCTTCCATGAATTCAAGAAGCAGGCGTCGTTCTTTCTCAAGGAGAAGATCAGGACCGCACGATTGGCTCTGACTGATGTAACGCCGATCGAATT ATTGACGGAAGAAGCGACGGACGGGAAGCCGTCAGGACCGGATGCGCAGACCATGGGTTTGATATCGCGGGCCGCTTTTGAAATTGATGATTATTGGAGAATTGTGGAGATTCTGCACAAGAG GTTGTCAAGATTTGATAGAAAGAATTGGAGGGAGTCTTACAAGGCTGTGATATTGCTTGAACACCTTCTAACACATGGACCGGAAAGCACAGCGACGGAGTTTCAGTCCGACAGAGACGTTATCAGGGAGCTCGGAAACTTTCAGTACATCGATGAAAGGGG ATTCAACTGGGGTCTGACTGTAAAAAAGAAATCCGAGTGGGTATTGCAGCTACTTGAAAAACGACAGCTCCTAAAAGAAGAAAGGGACCGAGCTCGTAAGCTCGCTCGTGGGATTGAAGGATTTGGGAGTTTCTGCCAGCGTTCAACGCCGTCAGTCAGGGAATCATGTTTCGAGAGGTGTAATTCTCATTACGATGATTATGGAAGGGCGGAAGGCTTGTTTTCATCCATTGACATAACTACCAAGGACGATAAATTCCAACAGAAATGTAAGCTCAGCAGTTCAGATACGGATGGCCAAACAGAAGATTTGGGCACTTGGGGCAGTACCAGCACAGTTCATATTGACAAAAACACTGAAACGATACAGCCACCTCTCAAAGAGAATGAGAACGAACAGGATAGCACGCTGAAATCAGAACCACATATAGGTTCTAAGGAAGACAAGCCAAGGATCAAATTTCCAACAGAAGAGAATGAGATTGAAAAGGACAGTGCGGAAGAATCAGAACTGCTTCTGGGTTTTGAGGAAGACAAGCCAAGGATCAAATTTCCAACAGAAGACGATCACCCATTTAGCAATTTCGAACATCAGACTACCGCATCTCTGCTATTGATGGGTTAG